Proteins from a genomic interval of Anatilimnocola floriformis:
- a CDS encoding vWA domain-containing protein: MSDLPDDRLDALLRDVAAPASLAARLKGITNPSDDELDQLLCGVAMPEHLSLQLQSIPEDEGIADELRDVPEPVTLRSRSRLVTRLATRLEKRSRLRQFSLLTTAACLFVAVSAALLTSSSGYLSSLYRPHFFSRLTVLPTLPPAEPAVGEPDLISPRKFASFEFPASTEPELLEGWDESLRAPAAPTGPIAQFQSLIAHGMQPMDDVVLMRWGLLGAPQYSEDELPELVRVLQQPRSGLELPLVRGYDRRFWLRESINPPIAPDANAKLQQLEVPLTTSTVSFDAAVAALALGKLPNRDEVRVEHFLAGLESRFPAAPRGQLALHVQGSPSPFGTSDAFLLQLGVQAGKLRQSAKKQPTHLVIAIDISASMARGGRMEMVRSAVLQAHRQLSAKDALSLVAFDENVVCRVEHLRVNQEAELRRQLAELIPHGGTNLAAGLQTAASVALSQPAGEPNGDYRTRLVLITDSRAAMPADVTHKISEVLHHISDEGVRLDVFDVSGRSNPDPLLEGFAIELGGSCRAIGSRQQLFAALVERLAGHNPAVAADAKIKIQFNKDAVAAYRLLGHEPNLLAAVTPAAVDAQLLPEEASSALLEVWFKNSPASEIGQVTLSWKDPLSGTKHERKLPIERSRIAASFVETPASLQSAAVAAELAEQLRGSREALRRENLLPTQGRNNAAAVRTAIRSWSPTLRQEPDLARLLTLLDQLEKVRGR; the protein is encoded by the coding sequence ATGAGTGACCTTCCTGACGATCGGCTTGATGCACTGCTCCGCGATGTCGCGGCGCCGGCGTCGTTGGCTGCGCGTCTCAAAGGAATCACGAATCCCAGCGACGACGAGCTCGATCAGTTGCTCTGCGGCGTCGCCATGCCCGAGCACTTGAGCCTGCAGTTGCAGTCGATCCCTGAGGACGAGGGCATCGCCGATGAGCTGCGCGATGTGCCCGAGCCGGTCACGCTTCGCAGCCGATCGCGGCTGGTCACACGCCTGGCCACTCGCTTGGAAAAGCGTTCACGGCTCCGGCAGTTCTCGCTGTTGACCACGGCGGCCTGCTTGTTTGTTGCCGTGTCGGCGGCGCTCCTCACTTCATCGTCGGGTTACCTGTCCTCGCTGTATCGTCCTCACTTTTTCTCGCGTCTAACCGTGCTTCCCACGCTCCCCCCCGCCGAGCCAGCTGTGGGCGAGCCCGATTTGATTTCGCCGCGGAAGTTCGCGTCATTTGAGTTCCCCGCTTCCACCGAGCCCGAGTTGCTCGAGGGTTGGGACGAATCGCTGCGAGCGCCGGCCGCTCCGACGGGACCGATCGCGCAGTTTCAATCGCTCATCGCGCACGGCATGCAGCCGATGGACGACGTCGTGCTGATGCGCTGGGGTTTGCTCGGTGCCCCGCAATATTCCGAAGATGAATTGCCCGAGCTCGTCCGCGTGCTGCAACAGCCGCGCTCTGGTTTGGAATTGCCGCTGGTCCGTGGTTACGACCGCCGCTTCTGGCTTCGCGAAAGCATCAATCCGCCGATCGCGCCCGACGCCAATGCGAAGTTGCAGCAGCTTGAAGTCCCCCTCACTACGTCAACCGTCTCGTTCGATGCTGCCGTAGCCGCTCTCGCGCTGGGCAAGTTGCCGAACCGTGATGAAGTCCGTGTCGAACATTTCCTGGCCGGTCTCGAATCGCGTTTTCCTGCCGCACCGCGTGGGCAACTCGCGCTGCACGTGCAGGGAAGCCCTTCGCCGTTTGGAACGAGCGATGCATTCCTGCTGCAGCTGGGTGTGCAGGCCGGCAAGCTCCGTCAATCGGCCAAGAAGCAGCCGACGCATCTGGTCATCGCCATCGATATTTCGGCGAGCATGGCCCGTGGCGGGCGCATGGAAATGGTTCGCAGTGCCGTGCTGCAGGCCCATCGTCAGCTGTCGGCAAAGGACGCACTATCGCTCGTCGCCTTCGACGAAAACGTCGTCTGCCGCGTCGAGCATCTGCGTGTGAATCAAGAGGCCGAGCTCCGCCGCCAGCTGGCCGAGCTCATCCCGCATGGCGGCACCAACCTGGCCGCTGGTTTGCAAACGGCAGCTTCGGTCGCGCTATCGCAACCTGCCGGCGAACCGAACGGCGATTATCGCACGCGGCTGGTGTTGATCACCGATAGCCGGGCTGCCATGCCCGCCGATGTCACGCACAAGATCAGTGAAGTGCTGCACCACATCAGCGACGAAGGCGTGCGCTTGGATGTGTTCGATGTCTCGGGCCGGTCGAATCCCGATCCGCTGCTCGAAGGTTTTGCCATCGAGCTCGGCGGCAGCTGCCGCGCGATCGGCTCACGGCAACAACTGTTTGCCGCGCTCGTCGAGAGACTCGCTGGTCACAATCCTGCCGTTGCCGCCGATGCCAAGATCAAGATTCAGTTCAACAAAGATGCGGTTGCCGCTTATCGCTTGCTCGGCCACGAGCCGAACCTGCTGGCCGCCGTCACGCCGGCCGCGGTCGATGCTCAGTTGCTCCCCGAAGAAGCCTCGAGCGCACTGCTGGAAGTCTGGTTCAAAAACAGCCCGGCCAGCGAAATCGGCCAGGTCACGCTCAGCTGGAAAGATCCGCTGTCCGGCACCAAGCACGAACGAAAACTGCCGATCGAGCGCAGTCGCATCGCGGCTTCATTTGTCGAAACGCCGGCCAGCCTGCAATCGGCCGCCGTGGCGGCTGAGTTGGCCGAACAACTACGGGGTTCGCGCGAAGCACTTCGCCGCGAAAATCTGCTCCCCACGCAAGGCCGCAACAACGCCGCCGCCGTCCGCACCGCGATTCGTTCCTGGAGCCCGACCCTGCGACAAGAGCCTGATCTGGCCCGCCTACTCACGTTGCTCGATCAGCTGGAAAAAGTCCGCGGACGGTAG
- a CDS encoding tetratricopeptide repeat protein, translating into MFVRSFRVHFMAVCIAASSAVLAHGQALDQLYTTKGGVPNKGTVTDATTKDAVTLDMAGVARQFPISEVARIVFGDEPQQLSNARNSVIAKNYDAALESLKQIPAGSLVRPQILQDAQFYMALCQGKIAMTEGGDRAKAEADLSAFARAYPNSFHFYEAAELLGDMAMSNGRYDLAVRYFTPLSKAAAEDVQMRANNNMARALVGQKKFAEAITAYDAVLGGTLVTQEAQNQKLLATVGRAGCLGETGKPEDGIKILDEIIAKNDPEDARLFSRTYNALGTCQMKAGRNKEALLAFLHTDVMYSGESEAHAEALYNLVKVWTALNKGERAAQARATLKDRFAGSIWATKE; encoded by the coding sequence ATGTTCGTTCGTTCGTTCCGCGTCCACTTTATGGCAGTGTGCATCGCTGCATCCTCAGCAGTGCTCGCTCATGGCCAGGCCCTCGATCAGCTTTACACCACCAAGGGTGGCGTGCCGAATAAAGGGACCGTGACCGACGCGACGACCAAGGATGCCGTGACGCTCGACATGGCCGGCGTGGCTCGGCAATTTCCGATCAGCGAAGTCGCCCGCATCGTGTTCGGCGATGAACCGCAGCAGTTGAGCAACGCCCGCAATTCGGTCATCGCCAAGAACTACGACGCGGCCCTCGAATCGCTGAAGCAGATTCCCGCCGGTTCGCTCGTTCGGCCTCAAATCCTGCAAGATGCACAGTTCTATATGGCACTCTGCCAGGGCAAGATCGCCATGACCGAAGGTGGCGATCGCGCCAAAGCCGAAGCCGACCTGTCGGCATTTGCCCGCGCCTATCCCAACAGCTTCCACTTCTATGAAGCAGCCGAGCTCTTGGGCGACATGGCGATGTCGAACGGCCGGTATGACTTGGCCGTTCGTTATTTCACCCCCTTGTCGAAGGCAGCGGCTGAAGACGTGCAAATGCGAGCCAACAATAACATGGCCCGTGCTCTCGTCGGCCAAAAGAAATTTGCCGAAGCGATCACCGCCTACGATGCAGTGCTGGGCGGCACGCTGGTGACCCAAGAAGCGCAAAACCAAAAACTGCTCGCCACGGTCGGCCGCGCCGGCTGCCTGGGTGAAACCGGCAAGCCCGAGGACGGCATCAAGATTCTCGACGAAATCATCGCCAAGAATGATCCGGAAGACGCCCGCCTCTTCTCCCGCACCTACAACGCCCTCGGCACCTGCCAAATGAAGGCCGGCCGCAACAAGGAAGCCCTTCTCGCCTTCCTACACACCGACGTGATGTACAGCGGCGAAAGCGAAGCCCACGCCGAAGCGCTCTACAACCTCGTGAAGGTTTGGACCGCGCTCAACAAGGGCGAACGCGCCGCCCAAGCCCGCGCCACGCTCAAGGACCGCTTTGCGGGGAGCATCTGGGCCACCAAGGAATAG
- a CDS encoding RNA polymerase sigma factor, producing the protein MALSIAQFNALVDEHSSSLYRIAYRMMGDRHEAEDMVQETFRSAWKSREAYREGVGDRAWLASIMRRRIVDRWRRKAPPPTMAGDQPLDVGVPAADPLAGDYTDEMQFALSQLPQELKETLLLVVVGELTHQEVADLLDIPLGTVLSRVSRARRRLREVLLATRA; encoded by the coding sequence TTGGCCTTATCGATTGCGCAGTTCAACGCGCTGGTCGATGAACACAGCTCCTCTCTTTATCGCATCGCCTATCGCATGATGGGCGACCGCCATGAAGCCGAGGATATGGTTCAGGAGACCTTCCGCTCAGCGTGGAAAAGCCGCGAGGCTTACCGCGAAGGGGTCGGGGACCGCGCGTGGCTAGCGTCGATTATGCGCCGGCGGATTGTCGATCGCTGGCGGCGAAAAGCACCCCCTCCCACCATGGCAGGCGACCAACCCTTGGATGTTGGCGTCCCCGCCGCTGACCCGCTGGCTGGCGATTACACCGACGAAATGCAGTTTGCGCTCTCGCAGCTCCCCCAGGAACTGAAAGAAACGCTGCTGTTGGTCGTTGTGGGCGAATTGACGCATCAGGAAGTTGCCGACCTCCTCGATATTCCCCTCGGCACGGTGTTGTCGCGGGTCAGTCGAGCACGCAGGCGGCTGAGGGAAGTGTTGCTTGCCACCAGGGCCTAG